In one Melopsittacus undulatus isolate bMelUnd1 chromosome 4, bMelUnd1.mat.Z, whole genome shotgun sequence genomic region, the following are encoded:
- the PSMA1 gene encoding proteasome subunit alpha type-1 → MFRNQYDNDVTVWSPQGRIHQIEYAMEAVKQGSATVGLKSKTHAVLVALKRAQSELAAHQKKILYVDNHIGISIAGLTADARLLCNFMRQECLDSRFVFDRPLPVSRLVSLIGSKTQIPTQRYGRRPYGVGLLIAGYDDMGPHIFQTCPSANYFDCKAMSIGARSQSARTYLERHMTEFTDCNLNELVKHGLRALRETLPAEQDLTTKNVSIGIVGKDMEFTIYDDDDVAPFLEGLEERPQRKPAPVSDDLAEKAEEPMEH, encoded by the exons ATG TTTCGCAACCAGTATGACAATGATGTTACAGTTTGGAGCCCACAG GGCCGAATTCATCAAATAGAATATGCCATGGAAGCTGTGAAGCAAGGCTCAGCTACTGTGGGGCTGAAGTCGAAGACGCATGCTGTCCTGGTTGCTCTCAAG AGAGCACAGTCTGAGCTTGCagctcatcagaaaaaaatcctgtacGTTGACAACCATATTGGTATCTCAATTGCTGGACTTACTGCTGATGCAAGACTCTTGTG cAATTTCATGCGTCAGGAATGTCTGGATTCTAGATTTGTGTTTGATAGACCTCTGCCAGTTTCTCGCCTAGTGTCACTAATTGGAAGTA AAACCCAGATACCAACACAGCGTTATGGCAGGAGACCGTATGGAGTAGGACTGCTCATTGCAGGTTATGAT GATATGGGTCCTCATATCTTCCAGACTTGTCCCTCTGCAAACTATTTTGACTGCAAAGCAATGTCTATTGGTGCTCGTTCACAATCGGCACGAACTTACTTGGAAAGACATATGACTGAATTTACTGACT GCAATCTAAATGAGCTAGTTAAACATGGACTGCGTGCCCTGAGAGAGACTCTTCCTGCTGAACAGGATCTGACCACCAAG AATGTTTCCATTGGAATTGTTGGCAAAGACATGGAGTTCACCATCTATGACGATGATGATGTAGCACCATTCCTAGAAGGTCTTGAGGAGAGGCCACAGAGAAAG CCTGCTCCAGTTTCTGATGACCTTGCAGAAAAGGCAGAGGAGCCGATGGAGCACTAG